One stretch of Roseovarius mucosus DNA includes these proteins:
- a CDS encoding NADH-quinone oxidoreductase subunit L — MPIHLLPLLAPVVLIVAAVLIPAQRTITPRRAAWLAEGAGLVALLVALTMPVILMVTGAGDGAAPGVLGHVIAVRVDVVSAVMLMLVAFIGWVVARYARTYLDGEAGQARFALWLLATLAAVQILVLSGTVVQFVGAWIATSLCLHRLLLFYPERIGAQRAAYKKFVTARLGDAALIGAALLLVAAYGTTQIAGILSAARLGEGGALAAAAAGFLALAALLKSAQFPSHGWLTEVMEAPTPVSALLHAGVVNGGGFLLIRFADVLLLSPLVLAVLVGIGGFTALFGGVVMLTQPTVKVSLAWSTVSQMGFMILQCGLALFPLALLHIVAHSLYKAHAFLSAGGAIERVAAQRRPGPVAVPGLRSVARAFGLAITIYGLVYLASGALIGFGAKSPQAVALGAILIFGVAYLLAQGLADAAPRALTRRTAQMSVLATVAYLALQRGAEWLTAGVLPPAPVAGPLEWALILLALVSFGAVAVAQSTLPLWAHHPAAQGLRVHITNGFYINAVEDRLLRVWSRPRARKGAAS; from the coding sequence ATGCCGATCCATCTTTTGCCCCTGCTTGCGCCTGTCGTTCTGATCGTTGCCGCAGTGCTGATCCCTGCACAGCGGACTATCACCCCGCGCCGCGCCGCGTGGCTGGCGGAAGGGGCTGGCCTTGTGGCGCTACTAGTGGCGCTGACGATGCCGGTGATCCTGATGGTCACAGGGGCGGGCGATGGGGCCGCGCCCGGCGTGCTGGGCCATGTGATCGCCGTGCGGGTGGATGTGGTCAGCGCCGTGATGCTGATGCTGGTGGCCTTTATCGGCTGGGTCGTGGCGCGGTATGCGCGCACCTATCTGGATGGCGAGGCGGGGCAGGCCCGCTTTGCCCTGTGGCTTTTGGCGACGCTGGCCGCGGTGCAGATCCTTGTGCTGTCGGGCACGGTGGTGCAGTTCGTGGGGGCGTGGATCGCCACCAGCCTCTGTCTGCATCGTTTGCTGCTGTTTTACCCCGAGCGGATCGGGGCGCAGCGCGCGGCCTATAAGAAATTTGTGACTGCGCGGCTGGGGGATGCGGCGCTGATCGGTGCGGCGCTGCTGCTGGTTGCGGCCTATGGAACCACGCAGATCGCGGGTATCCTGAGCGCCGCGCGGTTGGGTGAAGGCGGCGCGCTGGCAGCGGCGGCGGCGGGGTTCTTGGCGCTGGCCGCGCTGCTGAAATCGGCGCAATTCCCGAGCCACGGCTGGCTGACCGAGGTGATGGAGGCGCCCACGCCGGTCTCGGCCCTGCTGCATGCCGGGGTGGTGAATGGCGGCGGGTTTTTGTTGATCCGGTTTGCCGATGTCCTGCTGTTGTCGCCGCTGGTGCTGGCGGTGCTGGTGGGGATCGGCGGGTTTACCGCGCTTTTTGGCGGGGTGGTGATGCTGACGCAACCGACGGTCAAGGTCTCGTTGGCGTGGTCCACGGTGTCGCAGATGGGGTTCATGATCCTGCAATGTGGTCTGGCGCTCTTTCCGCTCGCCCTGCTGCATATCGTGGCGCATTCGCTGTATAAGGCGCATGCGTTCCTGTCGGCGGGCGGCGCTATTGAGCGGGTGGCGGCGCAGCGGCGGCCGGGGCCGGTGGCGGTGCCGGGGCTGCGCTCTGTCGCGCGGGCCTTTGGGTTGGCGATCACGATTTATGGGTTGGTTTATCTTGCCTCGGGCGCGCTGATCGGGTTTGGCGCGAAATCGCCGCAGGCGGTGGCGCTGGGCGCGATCCTGATCTTTGGTGTGGCCTATCTTTTGGCGCAGGGGTTGGCGGATGCGGCCCCGCGCGCGCTGACACGGCGCACGGCGCAGATGTCGGTGCTGGCGACGGTGGCGTATCTTGCGCTGCAACGGGGTGCGGAATGGCTGACCGCTGGTGTCTTGCCGCCTGCGCCTGTGGCGGGGCCGCTGGAATGGGCGCTGATCCTGTTGGCGCTGGTCAGTTTCGGCGCGGTGGCGGTGGCGCAATCGACCCTGCCGCTCTGGGCGCATCATCCGGCGGCGCAGGGGCTGCGGGTGCATATCACCAACGGATTTTACATCAATGCCGTCGAGGACCGCCTGTTGCGGGTCTGGTCGCGGCCACGGGCGCGCAAGGGAGCGGCATCATGA
- a CDS encoding LysR family transcriptional regulator codes for MSEMNYNHLRYFWEVARDGNLTRTAARLNLSQSALSVQIRKLEDRLGQPVFERRNRQLHLTEAGRITLDYAETIFGAGQELIATLRQTGHAQQVLRVGALATLSRNFQIEFLRPLLGQPQIELVLRSGTSIELLQGLEALSLDVVLTNVAPSADALTSFIVHPVAQQPVSVIGTPARIEAADSLAALLSANPIIVPTLESPVRAGFDALCARLSIRPVLAAEVDDMAMMRLLAREDIGLAVLPPIVVKNELESGLLQEAAHSVGLTEHFHAVTAKRRFPNPLLAQLFDRAL; via the coding sequence ATGAGCGAAATGAACTACAACCATCTGCGCTATTTCTGGGAGGTCGCCCGCGACGGCAACCTCACCCGCACCGCGGCCCGGCTCAACCTCTCGCAATCCGCTCTCTCGGTGCAGATCCGCAAGCTCGAGGATCGTCTGGGCCAGCCTGTGTTCGAGCGGCGCAATCGCCAATTGCACCTGACCGAGGCGGGGCGCATCACGCTCGACTATGCCGAAACCATCTTTGGCGCAGGGCAAGAGCTGATCGCGACGCTGCGCCAGACCGGTCATGCGCAACAAGTGCTGCGCGTGGGGGCACTCGCCACACTGTCGCGCAATTTCCAGATCGAATTCCTGCGCCCGCTCTTGGGCCAGCCTCAGATCGAACTTGTCCTGCGCTCCGGCACCTCTATCGAATTGCTCCAGGGGCTAGAGGCGCTCAGCCTCGATGTCGTGCTCACGAATGTGGCCCCCAGCGCCGATGCGCTCACCAGCTTCATCGTGCATCCCGTGGCGCAGCAGCCCGTCAGCGTGATCGGCACCCCCGCCCGGATCGAGGCCGCAGACAGCCTTGCCGCTTTGCTAAGCGCCAATCCGATCATCGTGCCCACGCTCGAGTCTCCGGTGCGCGCCGGGTTCGACGCGCTCTGCGCGCGGCTCTCGATCCGCCCGGTGCTCGCCGCCGAAGTCGATGACATGGCCATGATGCGCCTTCTCGCGCGCGAAGATATCGGCCTTGCGGTGCTGCCCCCCATCGTGGTCAAGAACGAACTGGAATCGGGCCTCCTGCAAGAGGCCGCCCATAGCGTCGGCCTCACCGAACATTTCCACGCCGTCACCGCCAAACGCAGATTCCCCAACCCCCTCCTCGCGCAACTCTTCGACCGCGCGCTTTGA
- a CDS encoding DUF3800 domain-containing protein: MLVPCSALPTLYIFLDEGGNFDFSPSGSKFFTLSCVSLYRPFTLHTELDSYKYDLIEHRIMPRIEMEFFHCADDNRYVRGKIFTMLHASVPSASVDSVIVEKRKTGPALQPPEKFYPKMLGYLLRYALEKASQGVGEVVVITDNLPVAKKRNAIEKGIKTTLADMLPKGVPYRMMHHSSRSHYGLQIADYFNWAIYRKWEHGDDTSYATIQSQIRSEFDIFKSGQRNYY, encoded by the coding sequence ATGTTAGTTCCATGCTCCGCCTTGCCGACGTTGTATATTTTTCTTGATGAAGGCGGGAACTTTGACTTCTCGCCATCGGGATCAAAGTTTTTCACGCTCTCATGTGTCAGCCTCTACCGGCCTTTCACGCTCCACACAGAGTTGGACAGTTACAAATACGATCTTATCGAGCACAGAATAATGCCGCGTATCGAGATGGAGTTCTTTCATTGTGCAGACGACAACCGATACGTACGGGGCAAGATTTTCACCATGCTACACGCTTCCGTTCCAAGCGCTTCAGTTGACTCAGTGATAGTTGAGAAACGCAAAACAGGCCCAGCTTTGCAGCCGCCAGAGAAATTCTACCCAAAGATGTTGGGGTATCTGCTTCGATACGCACTCGAAAAGGCGTCTCAAGGTGTCGGTGAAGTTGTTGTGATAACAGACAACCTGCCTGTCGCTAAAAAGCGTAATGCAATCGAAAAGGGTATCAAAACTACTCTGGCCGACATGTTACCGAAAGGCGTCCCGTATCGGATGATGCATCATTCATCTCGATCCCACTACGGCTTGCAAATCGCCGATTACTTCAACTGGGCCATTTACCGCAAATGGGAACACGGTGACGACACATCGTATGCGACAATCCAATCTCAAATACGCAGCGAGTTCGACATTTTTAAAAGCGGTCAAAGAAACTATTATTGA
- the ttcA gene encoding tRNA 2-thiocytidine(32) synthetase TtcA, with product MLDESEEIHPLFHGAPSSTEFKKLRKRIVRLTREAIEQYGMIAPGGKWLVCLSGGKDSYTLLAVLYELKWRGLLPIELLACNLDQGQPGFPATVLPDFLSRMQVPHRIEYQDTYSIVMDKVPAGRTYCALCSRLRRGNLYRIAREEGCTAVVLGHHRDDILETFFMNLFHGGRLATMPPKLVNEEGDLFLYRPLAHVAEEDCERFARAMNYPIIPCDLCGSQDGLQRQQVKQILDSWEARSPGRRQVMFRALMNARPSHLLDPKLFDFAGLTTESIKSDANPEGLPKLR from the coding sequence ATGCTAGACGAGTCCGAAGAGATCCATCCGCTATTCCACGGCGCGCCCAGCAGCACCGAATTCAAAAAGCTGCGCAAACGGATCGTGCGCCTTACCCGCGAGGCGATCGAGCAATATGGCATGATCGCGCCGGGCGGCAAATGGCTCGTGTGCCTCTCGGGTGGCAAGGATAGCTACACCCTGCTCGCCGTGCTCTACGAACTCAAATGGCGCGGCCTTTTGCCGATAGAGCTGTTGGCCTGCAATCTCGATCAGGGCCAGCCCGGTTTCCCGGCCACCGTCCTGCCGGATTTTCTCAGCCGTATGCAGGTGCCCCACCGCATCGAATATCAGGACACCTATTCCATCGTCATGGACAAGGTGCCTGCCGGGCGCACCTATTGCGCGCTCTGTTCACGCCTGCGCCGGGGCAATCTCTACCGCATCGCCCGCGAAGAGGGCTGCACAGCGGTCGTGCTCGGCCATCACCGCGATGACATTCTCGAAACCTTCTTCATGAACCTCTTTCACGGTGGGCGGCTCGCCACCATGCCGCCCAAGCTGGTGAACGAAGAGGGCGATTTGTTCCTCTACCGCCCGCTTGCGCATGTCGCCGAAGAGGATTGCGAGCGGTTCGCCCGCGCCATGAATTACCCGATCATCCCCTGTGACCTTTGCGGGTCTCAGGATGGGCTGCAACGCCAGCAGGTCAAACAAATCCTCGACAGCTGGGAAGCGCGCAGCCCCGGCCGCCGTCAGGTCATGTTCCGCGCGCTGATGAACGCGCGGCCCTCGCATCTGCTTGATCCGAAATTGTTCGATTTCGCGGGCCTGACCACCGAATCGATAAAATCCGACGCAAATCCCGAAGGCTTGCCCAAACTCCGTTAA
- a CDS encoding putative bifunctional diguanylate cyclase/phosphodiesterase, with product MVTAGQERIAGIAARLRARHWPQSLALIAAAGLATHWFGLAALLLALPLTLLALALSDRRQTPPLTDEAARSAPLRAAIADSLSNTRQGGTRTACLLLQIDEFETLTHRHGLAAADRVILQSLERLARMLRPADQLFDLGDGRLGVLLAPKPGLTLGPLLALAERLRAALAEPIALDATTLHISASLGLCLDAQAPARTATALYDACHTALHEAQRHGPAAIRAYGRGMAAPTPPPRALAQEVTTALQEGRLITWFQPQICTDTGQITGFEALARWQHPTAGLIAPAEFLPLLAASGRMEVLGDAMLANALRALQTWDHLGLDIPCVGLNLSPEELRNPTLPEKFAWELDRCDLPAHRLVIEVLETVVAISADDVITRNIAALARMGCPIDLDDYGTGHASLATIRRFAVHRLKIDRSYVTAIDRDPDQQRMVGAILSMADRLGLATLAEGVETAGELAMLAQLGCAHVQGFGIARPMPLAATPDWIAAHRAKLGPVPRIARAKG from the coding sequence ATGGTCACAGCAGGACAAGAACGGATTGCAGGGATTGCGGCACGGCTGCGCGCGCGCCATTGGCCGCAATCGCTGGCGCTGATCGCGGCGGCGGGTCTGGCAACCCACTGGTTCGGGCTTGCGGCCCTGCTTTTGGCGCTACCGCTCACCCTTCTGGCGCTTGCCCTATCGGACCGCCGCCAAACCCCACCCCTGACGGATGAGGCCGCGCGCAGCGCGCCCCTGCGCGCCGCCATCGCCGATAGCCTCTCCAACACGCGGCAGGGGGGCACACGCACCGCCTGCCTGCTTCTTCAGATCGACGAATTCGAGACGCTGACGCATCGCCACGGCCTTGCCGCCGCCGACCGTGTGATCCTTCAAAGCCTTGAACGCCTCGCGCGCATGCTGCGGCCCGCGGACCAGCTTTTCGATCTTGGCGACGGGCGGCTTGGGGTGCTCTTGGCGCCCAAGCCCGGCCTCACGCTGGGCCCGCTTCTGGCCTTGGCCGAGCGGCTGCGCGCGGCACTGGCAGAGCCTATCGCGCTCGATGCCACCACGCTGCATATCTCGGCCTCGCTGGGCCTTTGTCTTGATGCACAGGCCCCCGCGCGCACCGCCACAGCCCTTTATGACGCCTGCCACACCGCCCTGCATGAGGCGCAGCGCCACGGGCCTGCGGCGATCCGCGCCTATGGCCGCGGCATGGCCGCACCTACGCCTCCGCCGCGCGCACTTGCACAAGAGGTAACAACAGCCCTGCAAGAGGGGCGGCTAATCACATGGTTCCAGCCGCAGATTTGCACCGATACCGGCCAAATCACCGGGTTCGAGGCGCTTGCACGTTGGCAGCACCCCACAGCAGGCTTGATCGCGCCTGCGGAATTCCTGCCGCTGCTCGCCGCCTCCGGCCGGATGGAGGTGCTGGGCGATGCCATGCTCGCCAATGCGCTCCGCGCCCTGCAAACATGGGATCACCTCGGCCTCGATATACCCTGCGTCGGCCTCAACCTCTCTCCCGAGGAATTGCGCAATCCCACCCTGCCCGAGAAATTCGCCTGGGAGCTGGATCGCTGCGACCTGCCCGCCCATCGGCTGGTGATCGAAGTGCTGGAAACCGTGGTCGCCATCTCTGCCGACGATGTCATCACCCGCAATATCGCGGCACTGGCGCGCATGGGCTGCCCCATTGACCTTGACGATTATGGCACCGGCCACGCCTCGCTCGCCACGATCCGCCGCTTTGCCGTCCACCGGCTCAAGATCGACCGGTCCTATGTCACCGCCATTGACCGCGACCCGGACCAACAGCGCATGGTGGGGGCCATCCTGTCGATGGCTGACCGTCTTGGCCTCGCCACACTTGCCGAAGGGGTCGAAACAGCGGGCGAACTTGCCATGCTCGCGCAACTGGGCTGCGCCCATGTGCAGGGCTTTGGCATCGCCCGCCCCATGCCCCTCGCGGCAACGCCCGACTGGATCGCGGCGCATCGCGCCAAACTCGGCCCCGTGCCCCGGATCGCCCGCGCCAAGGGCTGA